A stretch of the Enterobacter mori genome encodes the following:
- the cho gene encoding excinuclease Cho, which produces MSRRQSAPRLEFEAAAIYEYPEHLRPWLEALPKQPGVYIFHGESDTLPLYIGKSVNIRSRVLSHLRTPDEAAMLRQSRRITWFPTAGEMGALLLEARLIKEQQPLFNKRLRRNRQLCSLQINNGKPQVVYARDVDFSHEPNLYGLFANKRAALQALQALADDLQLCYSLLGLEGTTRGRACFRSALKRCAGACCGKESVEEHNARLLAGLAAISVKCWPWEGAVALKEVGELMTQYHIVHNWLWLGAVDTLQDATTLLRTPAGFDHDGYKILCKPVLTGKYEIISLNDLAAT; this is translated from the coding sequence GTGAGCAGGCGTCAATCCGCCCCGCGTCTTGAGTTTGAAGCGGCGGCAATTTATGAATATCCCGAGCATCTTCGCCCCTGGCTTGAGGCGTTGCCTAAACAGCCGGGTGTGTACATCTTTCACGGCGAAAGCGACACCCTGCCGCTCTACATCGGCAAGAGCGTGAATATTCGCAGCCGTGTATTATCCCATCTGCGTACGCCGGATGAAGCCGCCATGCTCCGCCAGTCGAGACGCATCACCTGGTTTCCGACAGCGGGTGAAATGGGCGCGCTGCTGCTGGAAGCCCGATTGATAAAAGAGCAGCAGCCGCTGTTCAATAAGCGCCTGCGCCGCAATCGCCAGCTCTGTTCCCTGCAGATCAACAACGGCAAACCGCAGGTTGTGTACGCCCGTGACGTAGATTTTTCCCATGAGCCGAACCTCTATGGCCTGTTCGCCAATAAACGTGCGGCACTGCAGGCTTTGCAGGCGCTCGCCGACGATTTACAGCTTTGCTACAGCCTTTTAGGGTTAGAGGGCACTACGCGCGGTCGCGCCTGTTTCCGCTCGGCGCTGAAACGCTGCGCGGGTGCCTGCTGTGGGAAAGAGAGCGTCGAGGAACATAACGCCCGACTGCTCGCCGGGCTGGCGGCCATCAGCGTCAAATGCTGGCCATGGGAGGGCGCCGTTGCCCTGAAGGAAGTGGGTGAATTGATGACGCAGTATCACATCGTTCACAACTGGCTTTGGCTGGGCGCCGTTGATACCTTGCAAGACGCCACAACCCTGCTGCGTACCCCCGCCGGGTTCGACCACGACGGCTACAAAATACTCTGTAAACCCGTGTTAACCGGCAAGTACGAGATCATTTCGCTTAATGACCTGGCAGCCACGTAA
- the nadE gene encoding ammonia-dependent NAD(+) synthetase: MTLQQEIIQALGAKPSIDANDEIRRSVDFLKSYLKKHAFLKSLVLGISGGQDSTLTGKLCQMAISELREETGDETLQFIAVRLPYGVQADEQDCQDAIAFIQPDRVLTVNIKGSVLASEQALREAGIELSDFVRGNEKARERMKAQYSIAGMTKGVVVGTDHAAEAITGFFTKYGDGGTDINPIFRLNKRQGKQLLAALGCPEHLYKKAPTADLEDDRPSLPDEAALGVTYDNIDDYLEGKTLDEGTAKIIEGWYLKTEHKRHTPITVFDDFWK, encoded by the coding sequence ATGACTCTGCAACAAGAGATTATTCAGGCGTTAGGCGCGAAGCCTTCGATAGATGCAAATGATGAGATCCGCCGCAGCGTGGATTTTTTAAAATCGTACTTAAAAAAGCACGCTTTCCTGAAATCCCTGGTGCTGGGCATCAGTGGCGGGCAGGACTCAACTCTGACCGGTAAACTCTGCCAGATGGCGATCTCAGAGCTTCGCGAAGAGACGGGCGATGAGACGCTGCAGTTTATCGCCGTGCGTCTGCCTTATGGCGTACAGGCGGACGAACAGGATTGCCAGGATGCGATTGCCTTCATTCAGCCTGACCGCGTGCTCACCGTTAATATTAAGGGCTCGGTTCTGGCAAGCGAGCAGGCGCTGCGCGAAGCGGGCATTGAGCTGAGCGATTTTGTTCGCGGCAACGAGAAAGCACGCGAGCGCATGAAAGCGCAGTACAGCATCGCCGGGATGACCAAAGGCGTCGTAGTCGGTACCGACCATGCGGCAGAAGCAATCACTGGTTTCTTCACCAAATATGGCGATGGCGGCACCGACATTAACCCGATCTTCCGTCTGAACAAGCGTCAGGGTAAGCAGCTGCTTGCCGCGCTGGGCTGCCCGGAGCATCTGTACAAGAAAGCGCCGACAGCGGATCTGGAGGACGATCGCCCTTCCCTGCCGGATGAAGCCGCCCTTGGCGTCACCTATGACAACATTGATGACTATCTGGAAGGCAAAACGCTGGATGAAGGTACCGCGAAAATTATCGAAGGCTGGTATTTGAAAACCGAGCACAAGCGCCATACGCCAATTACGGTGTTTGACGACTTCTGGAAATAA
- the osmE gene encoding osmotically-inducible lipoprotein OsmE, which produces MNKNVAGILSAAAVLTMLAGCTAYDRTKDQFTQPVVKDVKKGMTRSQVAAIAGKPSSEVTMIHAKGTCQTYILGQRDGKAETYFVALDDTGHVINSGYQTCAEYDTDPQAPKAQ; this is translated from the coding sequence ATGAACAAGAACGTAGCAGGAATTTTAAGCGCAGCGGCGGTACTGACTATGCTGGCAGGGTGTACGGCTTACGATCGCACCAAGGATCAGTTTACCCAGCCCGTCGTAAAAGACGTCAAAAAAGGGATGACACGTTCGCAGGTTGCCGCAATTGCAGGTAAACCATCTTCTGAAGTCACCATGATTCATGCTAAGGGAACCTGTCAGACCTATATCCTGGGTCAACGTGATGGTAAGGCTGAGACCTACTTTGTCGCCCTGGATGATACCGGTCATGTGATTAACTCCGGTTATCAGACCTGTGCAGAATACGACACCGATCCACAGGCCCCTAAGGCGCAGTAA
- the chbB gene encoding PTS N,N'-diacetylchitobiose transporter subunit IIB, giving the protein MEKKHIYLFCSAGMSTSLLVSKMRAQAEKYEVPVVIEAFPETLAGEKGQTADVILLGPQIAYMLPEIQRLLPHKPVEVIDSGLYGKIDGLGVLKAAVAAIKKAAN; this is encoded by the coding sequence ATGGAAAAGAAACATATCTACCTGTTCTGCTCAGCGGGCATGTCAACCTCGCTGCTGGTGTCAAAGATGCGTGCGCAGGCTGAAAAGTATGAAGTCCCTGTGGTGATCGAAGCGTTCCCGGAAACGCTGGCGGGCGAAAAAGGTCAGACAGCAGATGTCATTTTACTGGGGCCACAAATCGCTTATATGTTGCCAGAAATTCAGCGTTTGCTCCCACATAAACCGGTCGAAGTCATCGACTCGGGGCTGTACGGTAAGATTGATGGTTTAGGTGTATTAAAAGCTGCTGTTGCAGCCATTAAAAAAGCTGCTAATTAA
- the chbC gene encoding PTS N,N'-diacetylchitobiose transporter subunit IIC, which translates to MSKVIASLEKVLLPFAVKIGKQPHVNAIKNGFIKLMPLTLAGAMFVLINNVFLSFGEGSFFYSLGIRLDASTIETLNGLKAIGGNVYNGTLGIMSLMAPFFIGMALAEERKVDPLAAGLLSVAAFMTVTPYSVGEAYAVGANWLGGANIISGIVIGLVVAEMFTFIIRRNWVIRLPDSVPASVSRSFSALIPGFIILSIMGIIAWALSHWGTNFHQIIMDSISTPLASMGGVVGWAYVIFTSLLWFFGVHGSLALAALDSGIMTPWALENVALYQQYGSVDAALAAGKTFHVWAKPMLDSYIFLGGTGATLGLIIAVFIVSRRADHRQVAKLALPSGIFQINEPILFGLPIIMNPVMFIPFILVQPLLAAITLTAYYLGIIPPVTNIAPWTMPAGLGAFFNTNGSVAAFLLAIFNLGMATLLYMPFVAIANKAATVIDEEESEEDIALALKF; encoded by the coding sequence ATGAGTAAAGTCATTGCTTCACTTGAAAAGGTACTCCTTCCTTTTGCTGTTAAAATAGGAAAGCAGCCTCACGTTAATGCCATCAAAAACGGCTTTATTAAATTAATGCCGTTGACGCTGGCCGGGGCAATGTTCGTTTTAATTAACAACGTTTTTCTGAGCTTTGGTGAAGGTTCCTTCTTTTATTCATTAGGAATTCGGTTAGACGCTTCCACGATTGAAACCCTTAATGGTCTTAAAGCCATCGGCGGCAACGTATACAACGGTACGTTGGGTATTATGTCGCTGATGGCGCCTTTCTTTATCGGAATGGCGCTGGCAGAAGAGCGTAAAGTGGATCCACTGGCCGCAGGTTTACTCTCTGTCGCAGCATTTATGACGGTGACCCCTTACAGCGTCGGCGAGGCTTATGCGGTCGGCGCTAACTGGCTGGGTGGCGCAAATATCATTTCGGGTATTGTTATCGGTCTGGTCGTTGCGGAAATGTTCACGTTCATTATTCGCCGCAACTGGGTTATCCGTCTGCCGGATAGCGTACCGGCATCGGTATCTCGTTCATTTTCCGCGTTGATTCCAGGCTTCATTATTCTCTCCATTATGGGGATTATCGCCTGGGCGCTCTCTCACTGGGGCACAAACTTCCACCAGATCATTATGGACTCTATCTCTACGCCGCTGGCGTCAATGGGTGGAGTGGTGGGTTGGGCGTATGTCATCTTTACCTCCCTGCTGTGGTTCTTCGGCGTGCATGGTTCACTGGCACTGGCGGCGCTGGACAGCGGTATCATGACCCCGTGGGCACTGGAAAACGTTGCGCTTTATCAGCAGTACGGCTCCGTTGATGCGGCGCTGGCAGCCGGTAAAACCTTCCATGTGTGGGCGAAGCCAATGCTCGACTCCTATATCTTCCTGGGGGGGACCGGGGCGACGTTGGGTCTGATCATCGCGGTCTTTATTGTCTCTCGTCGTGCCGATCATCGTCAGGTTGCGAAGCTGGCGCTGCCGTCAGGCATCTTCCAGATTAACGAACCGATTCTGTTTGGTCTGCCAATCATCATGAACCCGGTGATGTTCATTCCATTCATCCTGGTGCAACCGCTGCTGGCGGCAATCACCCTGACCGCGTACTACCTGGGCATTATCCCGCCGGTGACCAACATTGCACCCTGGACCATGCCAGCCGGTCTGGGCGCGTTCTTTAACACCAACGGTAGCGTCGCGGCCTTCCTGCTGGCGATATTCAACCTCGGGATGGCAACCCTGCTTTACATGCCATTCGTGGCAATAGCGAACAAAGCGGCAACCGTTATCGATGAAGAAGAGAGCGAAGAGGATATCGCCCTCGCACTGAAATTCTAA
- the chbA gene encoding PTS N,N'-diacetylchitobiose transporter subunit IIA, with protein MLDLDSIVADETVENDLEEVVMGLIINSGQARSLAYAALKQAKQGDFAAAKTMMDQSRLALNEAHLVQTKLIEGDQGEGKMKVSLVLVHAQDHLMTSMLARELVAELIELHEKMQ; from the coding sequence ATGTTAGATTTGGATAGTATTGTCGCAGACGAAACCGTAGAAAACGATCTGGAAGAAGTAGTGATGGGGCTTATCATCAACTCTGGACAGGCCCGTAGCCTGGCGTATGCCGCGCTGAAGCAGGCCAAACAGGGTGATTTCGCCGCAGCAAAAACCATGATGGACCAGTCCCGTCTTGCACTGAATGAAGCGCATCTGGTGCAGACGAAGCTCATCGAAGGCGACCAGGGCGAAGGGAAAATGAAGGTGAGCCTGGTGCTGGTCCACGCGCAGGATCATCTCATGACCTCCATGCTGGCGCGCGAGCTGGTGGCAGAGTTAATCGAGCTTCACGAGAAGATGCAGTAA
- a CDS encoding 6-phospho-beta-glucosidase, whose amino-acid sequence MQQKLKVVTIGGGSSYTPELLEGFLKRYHELPVSELWLVDVEEGQEKLNIIFDLCKRMVEKAGVPLTVHKTLDRRLALKDADFVTTQLRVGQLKARELDERIPLSHGYLGQETNGAGGLFKGLRTIPVIFDIIKDVEEICPNAWVINFTNPAGMVTEAVYRHTGFKRFIGVCNIPIGMKMFIRDVLALTDNDELSIDLFGLNHMVFIKDVIVNGTSRFAELLDGVASGRLTAASVKNIFDLPFSEGLIRSLNLLPCSYLLYYFKQKEMLAIEMGEYYKGGARAQVVQKVEKQLFDLYKDPNLNVKPKELEQRGGAYYSDAACEVINAIYNDKQAEHYVNVPHHGHIDNIPADWAVEMTCILGRDGAKPHPRITHFDDKVMGLIHTIKGFEVAASNAALSGELNDVLLALNLSPLVHSDRDAEQLASEMILAHEKWLPNFAATVEKLKFTHR is encoded by the coding sequence ATGCAACAGAAATTAAAAGTCGTAACCATTGGTGGCGGCAGCAGCTATACCCCGGAATTACTGGAAGGTTTCCTGAAACGTTATCATGAATTACCGGTCAGCGAATTATGGCTGGTGGATGTAGAAGAAGGTCAGGAAAAGCTGAATATTATTTTCGACCTGTGTAAACGTATGGTTGAGAAAGCCGGTGTGCCATTGACCGTACATAAAACGCTGGATCGCCGTCTGGCGCTGAAAGATGCTGATTTCGTCACCACCCAGCTGCGCGTTGGCCAGCTGAAAGCACGCGAGCTGGATGAGCGTATTCCGCTGAGCCACGGCTACCTGGGCCAGGAAACCAACGGTGCGGGCGGTCTGTTTAAAGGCCTGCGTACCATTCCGGTGATTTTCGACATCATCAAAGACGTGGAAGAGATTTGCCCGAATGCGTGGGTGATTAACTTCACCAACCCGGCGGGAATGGTGACTGAGGCAGTCTATCGCCACACCGGTTTCAAACGCTTTATCGGCGTCTGTAATATCCCGATTGGCATGAAGATGTTTATCCGCGACGTGCTGGCACTGACCGACAACGACGAGCTCTCCATCGATCTGTTCGGCCTGAACCACATGGTCTTTATCAAGGATGTGATTGTTAACGGCACGTCGCGCTTTGCCGAACTGCTCGACGGTGTGGCTTCGGGTCGACTGACTGCGGCCTCGGTGAAAAACATCTTCGATCTGCCGTTCAGCGAAGGCCTGATCCGCTCCCTGAACCTGCTGCCGTGTTCGTATCTGCTCTACTATTTCAAGCAGAAAGAGATGCTGGCTATCGAAATGGGCGAGTACTATAAAGGCGGCGCGCGTGCGCAGGTGGTACAAAAAGTTGAGAAGCAGCTGTTTGATTTGTATAAAGATCCAAATCTTAACGTTAAACCGAAAGAGCTGGAGCAGCGCGGCGGGGCATACTATTCCGATGCGGCCTGCGAGGTGATCAACGCCATTTACAACGACAAGCAGGCTGAGCACTACGTCAACGTGCCGCATCATGGCCACATTGATAATATCCCGGCTGACTGGGCCGTTGAGATGACCTGCATTCTGGGTCGCGATGGCGCGAAACCGCACCCGCGCATTACCCACTTTGACGACAAAGTGATGGGCCTGATCCACACCATTAAAGGCTTTGAGGTAGCAGCAAGCAATGCGGCGTTGAGCGGTGAACTGAATGATGTGCTTCTGGCCCTGAACCTCAGTCCGCTGGTGCACTCCGATCGTGACGCTGAGCAGCTCGCGAGTGAGATGATCCTGGCGCATGAAAAATGGCTGCCAAACTTTGCTGCAACGGTTGAGAAACTGAAGTTCACCCACCGTTAA
- the chbG gene encoding chitin disaccharide deacetylase → MENLLIVNADDFGLSKGQNYGIIEACRRGVVSSTTALINGEAVEHAAQLSRDVPGLGVGLHFVLTLGMPLSPMPGLTRDGQLGKWIWEMAEQDALPLEEITRELDCQFNRFVDVFGKEPTHIDSHHHVHMIPAIFPIVAEFAQRKGVAIRVDREVPGVPDCAVKSTDGFSSAFYGDEIDEALFLKVLDESAARGENSVEVMAHPAFVDNTVRKSAYCWPRLVELDVLTSASLKYAIAERGYRLGTFGDL, encoded by the coding sequence ATGGAAAACCTGCTGATCGTAAACGCCGATGATTTTGGCCTGTCGAAAGGGCAGAACTACGGGATCATTGAAGCATGTCGTCGGGGTGTGGTGAGTTCAACCACGGCGTTGATTAACGGCGAGGCAGTTGAACATGCGGCTCAGCTAAGTCGGGACGTTCCCGGGCTGGGGGTGGGCCTGCATTTTGTTCTGACGCTGGGAATGCCGCTTTCACCGATGCCGGGCCTGACGCGTGACGGGCAGTTAGGGAAATGGATTTGGGAAATGGCAGAGCAAGACGCTCTGCCGCTCGAAGAGATTACCCGTGAACTGGATTGCCAGTTCAATCGCTTTGTTGATGTGTTTGGCAAGGAGCCGACGCACATCGACAGCCATCACCACGTGCACATGATCCCGGCGATTTTCCCGATTGTCGCGGAGTTTGCACAGCGTAAAGGCGTCGCGATCCGCGTGGATCGTGAGGTGCCCGGAGTGCCGGACTGCGCTGTGAAATCAACAGATGGGTTCAGCAGTGCATTTTACGGCGACGAGATCGACGAAGCGCTGTTCCTGAAGGTGCTGGATGAGTCCGCCGCTCGCGGTGAAAACTCTGTAGAGGTGATGGCGCACCCGGCATTTGTCGATAATACCGTGCGGAAAAGTGCCTACTGCTGGCCGCGTCTGGTGGAACTGGACGTGCTGACGTCGGCGTCGCTGAAGTATGCGATTGCCGAGCGCGGGTATCGTCTGGGGACGTTTGGGGATCTTTGA
- the katE gene encoding catalase HPII produces MSNKDKTHQSPIHGTEESQPGMDSLAPADGSHRPSPGPSAPGEQPTAPGSMKSPDTGNEKLESLEPHRKGGEGFALTTNQGVRIADDQNSLRAGTRGPTLLEDFILREKITHFDHERIPERIVHARGSAAHGYFQPYKSLKDITKADFLSDPDKITPVFVRFSTVQGGAGSADTVRDIRGFATKFYTEEGIFDLVGNNTPVFFIQDAHKFPDFVHAVKPEPHWAIPQGQSAHDTFWDYVSLQPETLHNVMWAMSDRGIPRSYRTMEGFGIHTFRLINAEGKATFVRFHWKPVAGKASLVWDEAQKLTGRDPDFHRRELWESIEAGDFPEYELGLQLLPEEDEFKFDFDLLDPTKLIPEELVPVQLVGKMVLNRNPDNFFAENEQAAFHPGHIVPGLDFTNDPLLQGRLFSYTDTQISRLGGPNFHEIPINRPTCPYHNFQRDGMHRQDIDTNPANYEPNSINDNWPRETPPGPKRGGFESYQERVEGTKIRERSPSFGEYYAHPRLFWNSQTPIEQQHIIGGFSFELSKVVRTYIRERVVDQLARIDIQLAQSVADNLGITLTDEQRNAAPPKDVNGLKKDPSLSLYAVPGGSIKGRVVAILLNDKTRASDVLGIMQALKTHGVHAKLLYSRMGEVTADDGSVLPVAATFAGAPSLTVDAVIVPCGDIDSLLTNGDAVYYLLEAYKHLKPIALAGDARQFKAQLKVADQGEDGIVEGDNVDDAFMTKLFDLLAAHRVWSRSSKIDQIPA; encoded by the coding sequence TTCATGGCACTGAGGAATCTCAACCGGGTATGGACTCTCTCGCCCCTGCTGACGGCTCTCACCGCCCCTCACCGGGCCCTTCCGCGCCTGGCGAGCAGCCTACCGCACCGGGAAGCATGAAATCGCCGGATACGGGGAACGAGAAGCTGGAATCGCTTGAGCCACACCGTAAAGGTGGCGAAGGTTTTGCGCTCACGACCAATCAGGGCGTGCGTATTGCTGACGATCAGAACTCCCTTCGCGCAGGCACGCGCGGGCCAACCCTGCTTGAAGATTTCATCCTGCGGGAAAAAATTACCCATTTTGACCACGAGCGCATACCGGAACGCATCGTTCACGCGCGCGGCTCGGCTGCGCACGGGTACTTCCAGCCCTATAAGAGCCTGAAAGACATTACCAAAGCGGATTTCCTCTCCGACCCGGATAAAATTACCCCGGTGTTTGTGCGCTTTTCTACCGTGCAGGGTGGCGCTGGCTCGGCCGACACGGTGCGCGATATCCGCGGCTTCGCCACCAAATTTTATACCGAAGAAGGTATTTTCGATCTGGTCGGCAACAATACCCCGGTGTTTTTCATTCAGGATGCGCATAAATTTCCTGACTTTGTCCATGCGGTAAAACCGGAGCCCCACTGGGCCATACCGCAGGGGCAAAGCGCGCACGACACCTTCTGGGACTATGTCTCCCTGCAGCCTGAAACCTTACACAACGTGATGTGGGCGATGTCAGACCGCGGCATTCCACGCAGCTATCGCACCATGGAAGGGTTTGGCATCCACACCTTCCGCCTGATTAATGCGGAAGGCAAAGCCACTTTCGTGCGCTTCCACTGGAAACCTGTCGCGGGTAAAGCGTCGCTGGTGTGGGATGAAGCGCAGAAGCTGACTGGCCGCGATCCCGATTTCCACCGCCGCGAGCTGTGGGAATCCATTGAAGCCGGAGACTTCCCGGAATACGAACTGGGGTTACAGTTGCTCCCGGAAGAAGACGAGTTCAAATTTGATTTCGACCTGCTTGATCCGACCAAACTCATTCCTGAGGAACTGGTGCCGGTTCAGCTGGTAGGAAAAATGGTGCTCAACCGCAACCCGGATAATTTCTTTGCCGAGAACGAACAGGCCGCCTTCCACCCAGGGCATATCGTGCCGGGACTGGATTTCACCAACGACCCGCTGTTACAGGGGCGTTTGTTCTCCTATACCGATACGCAGATCAGCCGTCTTGGCGGACCGAACTTCCACGAAATCCCCATTAACCGCCCTACCTGCCCGTATCACAATTTCCAACGCGACGGGATGCATCGCCAGGATATCGACACCAACCCGGCGAACTACGAACCGAACTCGATCAACGATAACTGGCCGCGTGAAACACCACCGGGCCCGAAACGTGGTGGGTTTGAGTCGTATCAGGAACGCGTCGAGGGAACCAAAATTCGCGAACGCAGCCCATCCTTCGGTGAGTATTACGCCCATCCTCGCCTGTTCTGGAACAGCCAGACCCCGATTGAGCAGCAGCATATCATCGGCGGCTTCAGCTTTGAGCTGAGCAAGGTGGTGCGTACCTACATCCGCGAGCGCGTGGTCGATCAGCTGGCGCGAATCGATATCCAGCTTGCGCAGAGCGTCGCCGATAACCTCGGCATTACCCTGACCGATGAGCAACGTAACGCAGCCCCACCAAAAGACGTTAACGGGCTGAAAAAGGATCCGTCTCTGAGCCTGTACGCCGTACCGGGTGGATCAATTAAGGGCCGCGTGGTTGCCATTCTGCTGAACGACAAAACTCGCGCCAGCGACGTGCTGGGGATTATGCAGGCGCTGAAAACCCACGGTGTGCATGCGAAACTGCTTTATTCCCGTATGGGCGAAGTGACTGCCGATGATGGCTCCGTGCTGCCGGTGGCGGCGACCTTTGCCGGGGCGCCTTCACTGACCGTCGATGCGGTGATTGTGCCGTGCGGGGACATTGACAGCCTGCTGACCAACGGTGACGCCGTCTATTATCTGCTGGAAGCCTATAAGCACCTGAAACCGATCGCCCTGGCAGGCGATGCGCGACAGTTTAAGGCGCAGTTGAAGGTAGCCGATCAGGGTGAGGACGGCATTGTCGAGGGCGATAACGTTGACGATGCCTTTATGACGAAGCTGTTTGATTTACTCGCCGCGCATCGCGTATGGTCGCGTAGCAGCAAGATCGATCAGATTCCGGCGTGA